TCCGTCCGAGCCAAAATCCACCGAGCATCATTAACGATAAATCCAGCCCGATAAAGCCGACAAATCCGGCTGCTTTCCAAGGGTTGTTGGATTTGCTCAATGAATAGCCTCCCATACAAATTATGACAATCTTTGTCCTAATTTATACATTCACATCGCGGGGCGAAGCGCCGTAAAATAACGAATGCTTATAAAGAGCATAAGAAAGAATTAGCCGTTCAATCCATGTCTTATCTTATCGAAACGTATATCTTTTGTCAACGCATGAAATGTTAACGATTTTATGAACAAATAACGTTCGGTTATAATTTACAACAGCCTTCTTTCCTCAGATCATCGCCCAACTCGGGTAATGGAACGGCGGTCACGGTTCGGCAATTTCCAGACACTGAGAATATTTTCGTGGCATGGTGTGCATTTCTCAATGCGCTTCGGGTTTAAAAGGGGCCGGAGGTCTCGGATGAATTCCGAAATGATACAGGATCGCATCGGCGATTCTTTGAGCGGCTTTTCCGTCTCCATAAGGATTGGCGGCTCTCGACATCGCTTCATAGGCGGTTTGGTCGGTCAGCAGCCGGCGGCCCTCCGAATAAATCATCGATTTATCCGTGCCCACCAGTTTCAACGTTCCGGCCTCCAATCCCTCCGGCCGTTCGGTTGTGTCCCGAAGCACCAGCACCGGCTTGCCGAAGGCGGGAGCCTCCTCCTGTATCCCCCCCGAATCCGTCAGTATCATGTAGGCGCGGGCAATAAAGTTGTGCGCTTCGATCACATCGACAGGATCGATGAGGAATATGCGGTCATGGCCGCCCAAAATTTCCCGCGCAGCTTCCTGTACCACAGGATTCAGATGCACGGGATACACCGCGAACACATCCGGATGGTCATCCACCAACCGACGGATGGCCCGAAACATCCGGTGCATCGGTTCCCCCAGATTTTCTCTTCGATGCGCCGTTACAAACAGCATTCTGCCGTTTCCCGCCTGACGCAGTATCGGAT
The DNA window shown above is from Ferviditalea candida and carries:
- the wecB gene encoding non-hydrolyzing UDP-N-acetylglucosamine 2-epimerase, producing MGKLKVMTIFGVRPEAIKMAPLIQELQRRDEHIESKICVTAQHRQMLDQVLDIFKITPDYDLNIMREKQTLTDTTVRALEGLAGVFGQERPDLVLVHGDTLTTFVASLAAYYHQIPVGHVEAGLRTWDKYSPFPEELNRQLTGVIADLHFAPTDWSANNLKLEHKPENRIFITGNTVVDALKTTYRKDFQHPILRQAGNGRMLFVTAHRRENLGEPMHRMFRAIRRLVDDHPDVFAVYPVHLNPVVQEAAREILGGHDRIFLIDPVDVIEAHNFIARAYMILTDSGGIQEEAPAFGKPVLVLRDTTERPEGLEAGTLKLVGTDKSMIYSEGRRLLTDQTAYEAMSRAANPYGDGKAAQRIADAILYHFGIHPRPPAPFKPEAH